Proteins encoded in a region of the Fusarium falciforme chromosome 6, complete sequence genome:
- a CDS encoding Pyrroline-5-carboxylate reductase, giving the protein MTPSLQDAKVCFVGGGNMAAAIIGGLLAKNISKQNIYVSEPWEVNRNKMAETGVKTTADTKEASADADIVILAVKPQVAKTVCEELGAAWSDRESLPVVISIAAGITLTSIAEWFKQSSGRAPHIVRVMPNTPALVGEGASGLYAGEDVTEAERDLTSALLGTVSKATEWVEKEELLDVVTGLSGSGPAYFFAFVEHLIASATSLGLSEEQATRLAKQTCFGAGKMLVESSEEPAQLRKNVTSPNGTTHAALVSFENSGLKAIVDGAVKAATSRAEELGKN; this is encoded by the exons ATGACTCCTTCACTACAAGATGCCAAGGTCTGCTTCGTCGGCGGTGGTAACATGGCCGCCGCCATTATCGGAGGTCTCCTCGCCAAGAACATCTCCAAGCAGAACATCTACGTCTCGGAGCCCTGGGAGGTGAACCGAAACAAGATGGCCGAGACTGGCGTCAAGACCACTGCCGACACCAAGGAAGCCTCTGCCGACGCcgacatcgtcatcctcgccgtcAAGCCCCAAGTCGCCAAGACGGTCTGTGAGGAGCTAGGTGCCGCCTGGTCTGACCGCGAGAGCCTGCCGGTTGTCATTTCTATCGCCGCCGGTATCACATTGACCAGCATCGCCGAGTGGTTCAAGCAGTCCAGCGGTCGTGCCCCTCACATTGTGCGCGTCATGCCCAACACCCCCGCCCTGGTTGGAGAGGGAGCTTCTGGCCTGTACGCCGGCGAGGACGTGACAGAAGCCGAGAGGGACTTGACCTCTGCTCTCCTGGGCACTGTCAGCAAGGCCACTGAGTGggttgagaaggaggagcttcTGGATGTTGTCACTGGTCTTTCAG GCTCCGGCCCTGCTTACTTCTTCGCCTTTGTCGAGCACTTGATCGCCAGTGCCACCAGCCTCGGTCTTTCTGAGGAGCAGGCTACCCGCCTGGCCAAGCAGACCTGCTTCGGAGCCGGCAAGATGCTTGTCGAGTCGTCAGAGGAGCCCGCCCAGCTGCGCAAGAACGTCACCAGCCCCAACGGTACCACCCATGCCGCCCTGGTGAGCTTTGAGAACTCCGGCCTCAAGGCCATCGTCGACGGAGCTGTCAAGGCTGCTACCTCTCGTGCCGAGGAGCTTGGAAAGAACTAA
- a CDS encoding Beta-elim-lyase domain-containing protein — MPSEVATTAFRYSFTDDYSEGAHPALLKALIASNESQETGYGRDTYCDLARQRIRFHLGRDDVGVFFVPSGTSANAISIAACLRPHEAVIAASSGHIVTRETGAVEASGHKIINVEPRNGKLTPESIERALEDNWHFPHMAKPRLVYISNATEFGTIYTRRELAAIKLVCEERGLILFLDGARIGAALTSKSNDMTLQDVMELTDIFWVGGTKNGALLGEAVVVKDAQLATDFEFYVKQHGSLLAKGRIIGAQFAELFKENLYFDLARGANLAAERLSRGISKAGYSVHAVTETNQVFAVLPLGLIKMLQKHFTFYVWEKWGDDEAIIRLLTTWATDSTQVEIFVGLVNDWAK, encoded by the coding sequence ATGCCGTCCGAAGTCGCTACAACAGCTTTCCGCTATAGCTTCACCGATGACTACAGCGAGGGAGCCCATCCGGCGTTGCTCAAGGCATTGATAGCCAGCAATGAGTCTCAAGAGACGGGATACGGACGCGACACATACTGCGACCTCGCCCGACAAAGGATTCGGTTTCATCTTGGCCGTGACGATGTTGGCGTCTTTTTTGTGCCGAGCGGGACGTCAGCTaatgccatctccatcgccgCGTGCCTGCGACCGCACGAAGCTGTTATAGCTGCAAGTTCAGGACACATCGTCACGAGAGAGACGGGTGCGGTCGAGGCTAGCGGGCACAAGATCATCAACGTCGAGCCGCGCAACGGAAAGTTGACGCCTGAGTCGATCGAACGAGCCCTCGAAGATAACTGGCACTTTCCCCACATGGCCAAGCCCCGACTTGTATACATCTCCAATGCCACCGAGTTTGGGACGATTTATACCAGGAGGGAGCTTGCTGCCATCAAGTTGGTCTGCGAGGAGCGTGGGCTCATCTTGTTCCTCGATGGTGCACGCATTGGGGCTGCTCTTACATCTAAAAGCAACGATATGACGCTACAGGATGTCATGGAGTTGACAGACATCTTCTGGGTCGGGGGTACCAAGAATGGTGCGCTCCTTGGTGAAGCTGTCGTGGTCAAAGATGCCCAACTGGCAACCGACTTTGAGTTCTACGTCAAGCAGCATGGCTCTCTACTTGCCAAGGGTCGCATCATCGGTGCACAGTTTGCCGAGCTGTTCAAGGAGAACCTGTACTTTGATCTCGCACGGGGAGCCAACCTGGCAGCCGAGAGGCTTTCCAGGGGCATCTCCAAGGCGGGATACTCGGTGCACGCTGTTACAGAGACCAACCAGGTGTTTGCGGTGCTTCCTCTTGGTCTGATTAAGATGCTGCAGAAGCACTTTACGTTTTACGTGTGGGAGAAATGGGGGGACGATGAAGCTATTATTCGGCTGTTGACGACGTGGGCGACAGACTCGACGCAGGTGGAGATATTCGTTGGGCTTGTGAATGACTGGGCAAAATGA
- a CDS encoding BZIP domain-containing protein translates to MTTPKSGQRARKKDPAMTEEEREREKEEKKTRNRLSQQAFRRRTKEQIRELASLRNELQKEESERVKAYQRENRLLRQKLVQVQADLSRHLASIKSICNSVSATLDGTGDQVGEALEDVEGEEDDDREEYEEADEDVVSMTGPFSNTPTQGLSVSGPSSFTPQVFGPSPPLDSTPFAMQNAVPDAQCPTSAELVNGAGTSPFYAQLPGIWSHRYQMGPEPYFDAMSATQEASMILGKDFNWSNSPFSDHIQLLQRLLLSKLNGLGFAAGGQYPVQSIYQPVLMALSLFNSMTRPDVMAWYAKTRFYHIIELTAWQLFPSIATYNKLHPRYQPTPIQLEHQHPLVIDWIPFPALRDQLVQHHSANPDIDQIFCDAVTGYVVETPMASLVQGAPLATAYIRVTDLITAMDASMPGNDTDMATLPAPSVAMLFSSPAYARAAFRKLNMDKGAGYYKIDPAFFQKYPELRPGSGDLVAMGIPLKPKQQNILTYPKPLDPTTVQTYRSFIDFSIDAANTISSANLPAV, encoded by the exons ATGACGACTCCCAAATCCGGTCAACGGGCCAGGAAAAAAGACCCAGCTATGACTGAAGAGGAACGAGAacgggagaaggaggagaa AAAAACGCGCAACCGCCTCTCGCAACAGGCGTTTCGTCGCAGGACCAAAGAGCAAATCAGAGAACTAGCAAGCCTTCGTAATGAGCTGCAGAAAGAGGAGAGCGAGCGTGTCAAGGCTTACCAGCGGGAAAATCGTCTTCTGCGGCAGAAGCTTGTGCAGGTCCAGGCTGACCTGTCGAGGCATCTTGCATCGATAAAGTCCATCTGTAATTCGGTTTCGGCGACGCTTGATGGTACTGGCGATCAAGTTGGCGAGGCTTTGGAAGATGTTGAGGgtgaagaggatgacgacaGGGAAGAGTATGAAGAGGCAGATGAGGACGTTGTCTCTATGACGGGGCCCTTCTCCAACACACCGACTCAGGGCCTTTCTGTTTCCGGGCCATCATCTTTTACGCCTCAGGTGTTTggtccctctcctcctctcgatTCTACCCCTTTCGCCATGCAGAATGCTGTCCCAG ACGCACAATGTCCAACGTCTGCCGAACTTGTAAACGGCGCCGGCACCAGTCCTTTCTACGCTCAGCTACCGGGAATCTGGAGTCATCGGTACCAAATGGGGCCGGAGCCCTATTTTGACGCCATGAGTGCGACTCAAGAAGCGAGCATGATCCTGGGGAAAGACTTTAACTGGAGTAACTCGCCCTTTTCGGACCACATTCAACTTCTTCAGCGTCTTTTACTGTCAAAACTAAACGGCCTTGGCTTTGCTGCAGGTGGTCAGTATCCGGTCCAGAG CATCTATCAACCCGTCCTTATGGCCTTGTCCCTATTCAACAGCATGACAAGACCTGACGTCATGGCCTGGTACGCCAAAACACGCTTCTATCACATCATCGAACTCACAGCTTGGCAACTATTCCCTTCCATCGCCACATACAACAAGCTGCACCCGAGATATCAGCCCACACCGATTCAGCTGGAGCATCAACACCCATTAGTCATCGACTGGATCCCCTTCCCGGCGCTTCGAGACCAGCTCGTGCAGCACCACTCGGCCAATCCTGACATCGATCAGATCTTTTGTGATGCCGTCACGGGATACGTGGTTGAGACACCTATGGCTAGTCTTGTACAAGGAGCTCCCCTGGCCACGGCGTACATCCGCGTTACGGACCTGATCACGGCCATGGATGCTAGCATGCCTGGAAATGATACGGATATGGCGACACTGCCCGCCCCGAGCGTCGCTATGCTGTTCTCTTCTCCGGCATATGCCCGCGCTGCCTTTCGGAAACTCAACATGGACAAGGGAGCTGGATATTACAAAATCGATCCCGCGTTCTTTCAGAAATACCCAGAACTGCGTCCTGGATCAGGTGACCTTGTAGCAATGGGCATACCTCTAAAGCCTAAGCAGCAAAACATCTTGACGTACCCGAAGCCTCTGGACCCGACAACCGTCCAAACATACCGCAGCTTCATCGACTTTTCCATCGACGCCGCCAACACAATCTCATCAGCAAACCTCCCGGCTGTTTAG
- a CDS encoding Fungal-trans domain-containing protein, which produces MATSKDSPAHSYTPVSPSERADADAQETQSNQKRPANIPSRLRTTYLFPILHILWCILLVRCMVFLLDGYHAILPDAARYVDRQLRLRVSDVTTIISVALVVTRLLVGAWMGVVLWNVVFILLGTSGLHLSEVTQTFTYKVPPWHAIRGNKSGLFVVALLLLVVPQPLIGPLISGAVDWDVGFRYSADLEQTQAGYPGASPLLWFWYYYSSEDRRSYVRRAAAYASIAWDGTTIDKGHCRHIMNDDGFPVNSSILDATIPCLRINSITFPTEYPPDDVFQIVNGSVHASTWEDDLTRVKDPPLSYGIDGNAVLFDKDDRPGMLGNFPNKSDNAFRMDVPSAYLQSGIFHAVVLINGTVSLNGNNCTDLKENIFGMKKFNNIFTPNEKGNYYRCFTYAVVNLTAGVVRSPTSTYLSSRVIQGDTADSELPIEPAPWVQEAMYLMPDVMSVFSMMNSSSLPTWNNLEEYVTRLVRYSYQGSWDMLSRSFEPDDNLLSAYREIERLRRKIHELESELQQQKAENNVDPVVSASREANIDPLLSRPSQSPARYSYGSPTWLQKGVHICAGQSTNKTWYGPSSLFYFITQVLDLLGPPGLQSASQDKLPGSVPASSLLDEPGNTVSPLGDDRRPDQADPTSTPAEEYLSLMQEEFFIELYWQSHHTAVFPIIDEAEFREHYRSSWTAEGNVRKPSPLVDIVIAVSMQLGISATPAARRNFARQEGDATVVGRRYYLRCQKLLAYELESPVVSTLQSQILCSVYLCCANFQNMSDGACGAVVRSAHMLGLHLDPPDSLPPKEREMRRRLWWAVYILDSKIGMKYGRPFLLNQTRIKIQSARLQPQLAELYRLQTELFLAARAVYTAFFDDASRAFTGNSASGNIDAFEAHAEAFRERLGEVDIWAQSVPDALKTTRLDNGRPLSTDSCPLDVEFFAPLWLQRQRLLLELMYHNLCINLCRPFIFACSASTSIGVEQLGVRCAQHAATFTRIMHQVLSSTDILNGWHEAFQWQWNAAMTLVGFVLAYPQAASTAQARKGIDMSLDVLDLYSASFAVAAKAADVIRRLRAEVDRVASITRQNSSSPVLMRQAEGVEVVGVSPVDTSSTTYVSALGETAEGLSLGENGIDISEMNSTSLQAILNMAFDVDQWAEPYMLWPTGDGRGL; this is translated from the exons ATGGCTACCTCCAAAGATTCTCCCGCTCACTCTTATACTCCTGTTTCTCCTTCTGAGAGAGCAGATGCAGACGCCCAGGAGACCCAGTCCAACCAGAAAAGGCCTGCAAACATCCCGAGCCGTCTACGAACCACATATCTCTTCCCTATACTGCATATCCTCTGGTGCATCCTGCTCGTTCGATGCATGGTGTTCCTCCTCGATGGATACCACGCCATCCTCCCCGACGCGGCCCGCTACGTTGACAGACAGCTAAGACTTCGCGTTAGCGATGTCACCACCATCATTTCGGTCGCTTTGGTGGTCACAAGGCTTCTTGTTGGAGCATGGATGGGCGTGGTCCTCTGGAACGTCGTCTTCATTCTGCTGGGGACGTCCGGGTTGCACCTCTCCGAAGTCACCCAAACCTTCACCTATAAAGTGCCGCCATGGCATGCCATCCGTGGGAATAAGTCCGGCCTCTTCGTTGTGGCACTCTTGCTCTTGGTCGTTCCGCAGCCGCTTATTGGGCCCCTCATATCTGGTGCTGTGGACTGGGATGTCGGCTTCAGATACAGTGCGGACCTTGAGCAGACGCAAGCTGGGTATCCTGGAGCTAGCCCCTTGCTCTGGTTCTGGTATTACTACTCTAGCGAGGACCGTCGTTCCTACGTCCGCAGAGCTGCTGCCTACGCCTCAATCGCATGGGACGGCACGACGATTGACAAGGGCCACTGTCGTCACATCATGAATGACGATGGATTCCCCGTCAACTCCAGCATCCTGGATGCCACGATCCCCTGTCTTCGGATTAATTCAATCACGTTCCCAACCGAATACCCTCCAGACGATGTTTTCCAGATCGTCAATGGCTCAGTGCATGCTTCGACTTGGGAGGACGATCTGACTCGTGTCAAAGACCCTCCATTATCCTATGGCATAGATGGAAACGCAGTTCTTTTCGATAAGGACGACAGACCTGGGATGCTGGGCAACTTCCCGAACAAGAGTGACAATGCGTTCCGGATGGATGTCCCATCTGCTTACTTGCAATCCGGGATCTTCCACGCCGTGGTTCTGATCAACGGAACCGTCTCTCTCAATGGAAATAACTGTACAGACTTGAAAGAGAACATCTTCGGTATGAAGAAGTTCAACAATATCTTTACGCCGAACGAAAAGGGCAACTACTATCGGTGTTTCACTTACGCAGTCGTTAATCTCACTGCCGGCGTCGTCAGAAGCCCAACTAGCACCTACCTCTCGAGTCGCGTGATTCAAGGTGATACAGCCGACTCGGAATTACCGATAGAGCCTGCTCCCTGGGTCCAAGAAGCCATGTACCTCATGCCCGATGTCATGAGTGTGTTCAGTATGATGAACTCTTCCAGCCTCCCAACTTGGAACAATCTGGAGGAATACGTCACAAGACTCGTCCGATACTCATATCAAGGCTCGTGGGACATGCTCTCACGTTCATTCGAGCCGGATGACAACCTTCTATCT GCATATCGGGAGATTGAGCGCTTGAGGCGAAAGATTCATGAGCTCGAATCAGAGCTTCAGCAACAAAAGGCCGAAAACAATGTCGATCCAGTAGTCTCTGCATCGCGAGAAGCAAATATCGACCCACTTCTTTCACGCCCTTCTCAGAGTCCTGCTCGTTATAGTTATGGAAGCCCGACGTGGCTGCAAAAGGGGGTTCACATCTGCGCTGGGCAATCGACGAACAAGACGTGGTATGGACCGTCGTCACTTTTCTACTTCATTACGCAAGTTCTAGACCTGCTCGGCCCACCTGGGCTTCAATCAGCCAGCCAGGACAAACTTCCGGGCTCTGTTCCAGCGAGCTCCTTGTTGGACGAACCAGGGAACACGGTTTCGCCCCTAGGTGATGATCGCCGGCCTGACCAAGCTGATCCTACATCGACTCCAGCAGAGGAATACCTGTCTCTGATGCAGGAAGAGTTCTTTATTGAGCTCTACTGGCAATCTCACCATACAGCCGTCTTCCCGATCATCGATGAGGCCGAGTTTCGGGAGCACTACAGATCCTCATGGACAGCTGAGGGCAACGTTAGGAAACCATCCCCCCTCGTTGATATCGTGATTGCAGTTTCCATGCAGCTTGGCATCTCGGCAACTCCAGCGGCTCGGCGGAACTTTGCCAGGCAAGAAGGCGATGCGACAGTTGTTGGCCGGAGATACTATCTTCGCTGCCAGAAGCTTCTGGCATATGAGCTCGAGAGCCCTGTCGTTTCAACTTTACAGAGCCAGATACTCTGCTCCGTGTATCTCTGCTGCGCAAACTTTCAGAACATGTCTGATGGTGCTTGCGGCGCGGTAGTCAGATCTGCACACATGCTTGGCCTTCACTTAGATCCACCAGACAGTCTTCCGccaaaagagagagagatgcgGAGGCGACTATGGTGGGCTGTTTATATCTTGGATAGCAAGATTGGCATGAAATATGGCAGACCCTTCCTCCTGAACCAGACCAG GATCAAGATTCAGTCCGCTCGGCTCCAACCTCAGCTGGCTGAGCTTTATCGTCTGCAAACGGAGCTGTTCCTGGCTGCAAGAGCAGTCTACACAGCCTTTTTCGATGACGCATCAAGGGCATTCACAGGTAATTCTGCCTCGGGCAACATAGACGCTTTCGAGGCCCATGCGGAAGCTTTCCGTGAAAGGCTTGGAGAAGTTGATATTTGGGCCCAATCCGTGCCCGATGCTCTGAAGACCACGCGGCTCGACAATGGACGCCCCCTTTCAACAGACTCCTGTCCTCTTGACGTGGAATTCTTTGCGCCCCTCTGGCTCCAACGACAACGCCTCTTGCTGGAACTCATGTATCACAACCTTTGTATCAACCTCTGTCGGCCTTTCATCTTTGCTTGCTCAGCGTCAACATCTATTGGTGTAGAACAGCTGGGGGTTAGATGTGCTCAACATGCTGCGACTTTTACCAGAATTATGCACCAAGTCCTTTCCTCGACAGATATCTTGAATGGCTGGCATGAAGCATTCCAGTGGCAGTGGAATGCGGCCATGACGCTTGTAGGCTTTGTTCTGGCTTACCCCCAGGCTGCGTCCACGGCACAGGCCAGGAAGGGCATTGACATGTCCTTGGACGTTCTGGATCTCTATAGCGCTAGCTTTGCGGTGGCAGCAAAGGCTGCTGATGTTATTCGCCGGCTTCGTGCCGAGGTTGATCGTGTCGCCTCCATCACGCGTCAAAACTCAAGCTCACCGGTCTTGATGAGACAGGCTGAGGGAGTTGAAGTGGTTGGAGTTTCTCCTGTGGACACGTCATCGACAACTTATGTGAGTGCTCTGGGCGAGACCGCTGAGGGACTATCGCTGGGAGAGAATGGGATTGATATTAGCGAGATGAATTCGACGTCTCTGCAGGCCATTCTAAATATGGCCTTTGACGTCGATCAATGGGCTGAGCCCTATATGCTCTGGCCGACCGGTGATGGGCGTGGACTTTga
- a CDS encoding MBL-fold metallo hydrolase domain-containing protein: MAPTNFQSEVRITHITTATSILEIDGVSFLTDPVFGNAPVEYDITNLMPKGTEKTVLKFDEPPALGLHQLPVIDAILLSHEDHIDNLDDAGRTLLNGRPVLTTPDGAKNLAPRPAVQALKPWETVTLTLHGIKWEITGVPCVHLPGGEVTGFILRNDKFGHSEEGLPNAIYFTGDTVLLPDHFDIKQRFHIVVALMNLGDARFKIGGREEPLQITMGGKEAATLVRHLNADHLVPIHFESWHHFTQHGEDLRKAFEAEGILDRVYWLKPGEARRII; encoded by the coding sequence ATGGCTCCCACCAACTTTCAGAGTGAGGTCCGCATCACCCACATCACCACTGCCACTTCCATCTTGGAAATCGATGGAGTGAGCTTCCTCACCGACCCCGTCTTTGGGAACGCCCCTGTTGAGTACGACATTACCAACCTGATGCCCAAAGGAACCGAGAAAACGGTCTTGAAGTTTGATGAACCGCCGGCCTTGGGACTGCATCAGCTTCCAGTCATTGACGCAATTCTGCTGAGTCACGAGGATCATATCGACAACTTGGACGATGCTGGTCGCACCCTTTTGAACGGCCGCCCAGTCCTCACTACTCCTGATGGTGCAAAGAATCTGGCCCCACGACCTGCGGTTCAGGCCCTTAAGCCTTGGGAGACCGTGACTCTGACACTGCACGGCATCAAGTGGGAGATTACCGGGGTCCCATGTGTTCATCTGCCTGGAGGAGAGGTCACCGGCTTTATCCTACGAAACGACAAGTTCGGCCACAGCGAAGAAGGCTTACCCAACGCCATCTACTTTACTGGCGACACCGTTCTTCTTCCCGATCACTTCGACATCAAGCAGCGCTTCCATATTGTAGTTGCGCTCATGAACCTCGGCGATGCGAGATTCAAGATTGGTGGACGCGAAGAGCCACTTCAAATCACGATGGGAGGCAAGGAGGCTGCGACCCTCGTCCGCCATCTCAATGCCGATCACCTCGTCCCCATTCATTTCGAGTCTTGGCACCACTTTACTCAGCATGGTGAGGACCTTAGGAAGGCATTTGAGGCTGAAGGTATTCTGGACCGGGTCTACTGGCTGAAGCCCGGAGAGGCGCGAAGGATTATCTGA
- a CDS encoding MFS domain-containing protein, with amino-acid sequence MAQEKRTSDSPERAEQATQAFHDELAKLTENVAGEIRNPLKGIPRDQLLKDVAEFQWDKGLPDDILPLLRKEEKEALRQEVTHKWRHPQSLYYTIFLNSIAAAIQGWDQTGSNGANLTFHEAPGIPDAAGSSYGPVANEGECAKNSWIIGFVNAMPYITNCLFAGWISDPLNDRMGRRGVIFVAAIFSLLAPFGMAVSQTWRQLAACRMLLGIVMGLEEVTVPVFSAENSPAIIRGGLVMSWQIWTAFGTSITRKEAEPKLTYREGIFLGTCSNLAVGKTGDISWRLQFGSAFIPAVPLVIGTWFCPESPRWYLKKGKHFKAWKSLLRLRNTPVQAARDLYYIHCLLEQEKALVHESGLKVTSNVFTRFVELFTIPRIRRATWASGIVMIAQQMCGINIIAFYSATIFKESGISDYTALWASFGFGIINFLFAWPAVWTIDTFGRRTLLLFTFQTCFGLYSVTAGLCYLIEPNVENSSARIAAVTTVVYLFCAFYSPGEGPVPSMYSAEVFPLSHREVGMSWAVATNNFWAAVLSLTFPRMLITMTATGAFGFYAGLNLVALVLIFLFVPETKRKTLEELDYVFGVPDRTHAKYQLKTVLPWWFKRWILQRKGEVCPDLYHDETSHQTRPGQA; translated from the exons ATGGCTCAGGAAAAGAGAACCTCAGACTCGCCTGAGAGAGCTGAACA GGCTACCCAAGCATTCCACGACGAGTTAGCCAAGCTCACTGAGAACGTCGCCGGCGAAATCCGCAACCCTCTCAAAGGCATCCCCCGCGATCAGCTCCTTAAGGATGTTGCCGAGTTCCAGTGGGACAAGGGGTTACCCGACGACATCTTGCCTCTTCTTAGGAAGG aggagaaggaagctTTGCGACAGGAGGTTACCCACAAGTGGAGGCATCCTCAGTCGCTGTACTACACCATATTTCTGAATTCGATTGCCGCTGCTATCCAGGGATGGGACCAG ACTGGTTCGAATGGTGCTAATTTGACCTTTCACGAAGCACCCGGCATCCCTGACGCGGCGGGTTCCTCCTATGGACCTGTTGCGAACGAGGGAGAATGCGCGAAGAATAGCTGGATCATCGGCTTTGTCAACGCCATGCCCTACATCACTAACTGTCTATT TGCTGGATGGATCTCGGACCCTCTCAACGACAGGATGGGCCGCCGGGGCGTCATATTTGTAGCAGCCATCTTTTCTTTGCTTGCACCTTTCGGCATGGCCGTCTCACAAACTTGGAGGCAGTTAGCTGCGTGTCG AATGCTGCTTGGTATTGTAATGGGTCTCGAGGAAGTAACCGTGCCTGTTTTCTCTGCCGAAAACTCGCCCGCTATCATCCGTGGTGGCTTGGTCATGTCCTGGCAGATCTGGACAGCCTTTGGTACATCTATCACTAGAAAGGAAGCAGAGCCCAAGCTGACATATCGCGAAGGAATATTTCTAGGTACCTGCTCTAACCTGGCAGTTGGGAAAACGGGCGATATCTCGTGGAGGCTGCAGTTCGGCTCTGCCTTCATCCCAGCCGTTCCACTTGTCATCGGCACTTGGTTCTGCCCGGAGAGTCCGCGATGGTACCTCAAGAAGGGTAAGCACTTCAAGGCCTGGAAGTCACTCCTGAGGCTGCGAAATACCCCTGTGCAGGCGGCCAGGGACCTCTATTATATCCACTGCCTCTtggagcaggagaaggcTCTTGTTCATGAGTCAGGCTTGAAGGTGACGAGCAACGTTTTTACCCGGTTTGTCGAGCTCTTCACCATTCCTAGGATTCGACGAGCGACATGGGCGTCTGGAATTGTCATGATTGCCCAGCAGATGTGTG gcatcaacatcatcgccTTTTACAGCGCAACGATCTTCAAGGAGAGCGGCATCAGTGACTACACAGCTCTATGGGCCAGCTTTGGGTTTGGAATAATCAACTTTCTCTTTGCGTGGCCTGCTGTGTGGACGATTGATACTTTTGGGCGACGGACTCTGCTATTGTTTACTTTCCAAACATGTTTTGGACTCTACTCGGTCA CTGCTGGTCTTTGTTACTTGATCGAGCCGAATGTGGAAAATAGCAGTGCCCGAATCGCTGCCGTGACCACCGTTGTCTATCTCTTCTGCGCCTTTTACTCACCAG GAGAAGGGCCTGTCCCATCCATGTACTCTGCAGAAGTTTTTCCTCTGTCTCATAGAGAAGTCGGCATGTCCTGGGCCGTGGCGACAAACAACTTCTGGGCTGCCGTCCTATCGCTCACCTTTCCACGAATGCTTATCACTATGACGGCGACGGGAGCCTTTGGTTTCTATGCGGGCCTCAACCTAGTTGCACTAGTCCTAATCTTCCTTTTTGTGCCCGAGACGAAGCGGAAGactcttgaggagcttgactATGTCTTTGGGGTGCCTGATCGGACTCATGCGAAGTATCAGCTCAAGACGGTGCTGCCGTGGTGGTTCAAGAGGTGGATTCTGCAGCGCAAGGGTGAGGTCTGTCCCGATTTGTATCATGATGAGACGTCGCATCAGACTCGTCCTGGGCAGGCGTAG